A portion of the Papilio machaon chromosome Z, ilPapMach1.1, whole genome shotgun sequence genome contains these proteins:
- the LOC123723468 gene encoding LIM/homeobox protein Lhx6-like yields MGVYEERGAMHWQQSERYLPSAYEQGGELSPVATATSPASPRDCTSCRKREPPDEPPAPPPEEACAGCGSRITDRFYLLALERRWHTPCLRCCECKMPLDSEQRCYARDSNIFCKNDYFRYLENIKGNKVVVLCQLKGSNQWSRVEQTRVGAASSWALLIPVIVMLNVCEMLYFRRYYCYTGVVFCPKCNAEAGI; encoded by the exons CAACAGAGTGAGCGGTATCTGCCTTCGGCGTACGAGCAAGGGGGCGAGTTGTCGCCGGTAGCGACGGCGACTTCCCCGGCCTCCCCCCGCGACTGCACCTCGTGCCGCAAGCGTGAGCCGCCGGACGAGCCCCCCGCGCCTCCGCCGGAAGAGGCGTGCGCCGGCTGTGGCTCCCGCATAACCGACAGGTTCTACCTCCTGGCCCTCGAGCGCCGCTGGCACACCCCCTGCCTCAGGTGCTGCGAGTGCAAGATGCCCCTTGACTCAGAACAACGATGTTACGCTCGCGACAGCAATATATTCTGCAAGAACGATTATTTCAG gtatttagaaaatattaaggGAAACAAAGTTGTGGTTTTATGTCAGTTGAAAGGATCTAACCAGTGGTCACGTGTGGAACAAACCAGAGTCGGCGCGGCGTCAAGCTGGGCATTGCTTATACCCGTCATTGTGATGCTGAATGTGTGCGAAATGCTATATTTTCGACGGTATTATTGTTATACGGGTGTTGTGTTCTGCCCCAAATGTAATGCGGAAGCCGGCATTTAA